The following proteins are co-located in the Bacillota bacterium genome:
- a CDS encoding LysE family translocator, which translates to MLFVVAALVLLLIPGPSVLYITTRSIDQGRKAGLVSVFGNALGSAILAACAAVGLSAILTSSAVAFSVVKYLGAAYLIYLGIRRLFSNDDHISTEYQRKRLSHIFIQGTLVAVLNPKTALFFLAFLPQFVDVSRGYIWEQTFLLGLTFVGLGICTDSIYALLAGMVGNWCDFAN; encoded by the coding sequence ATGTTATTTGTTGTTGCTGCATTGGTTTTGCTGCTAATCCCTGGCCCATCGGTTCTTTATATAACGACCCGCAGTATTGACCAGGGACGAAAGGCCGGTCTCGTGTCTGTCTTTGGTAACGCGCTGGGGAGCGCAATTCTTGCTGCCTGTGCTGCAGTTGGTTTGTCAGCGATTCTAACCTCATCGGCTGTTGCCTTTAGCGTAGTAAAATATCTTGGTGCCGCTTATCTAATCTACCTTGGCATAAGACGACTATTTAGTAATGACGACCACATTTCAACGGAATATCAACGAAAAAGATTATCCCATATATTCATCCAAGGAACATTGGTAGCGGTTTTGAATCCAAAAACCGCGCTTTTCTTCCTTGCATTTCTTCCTCAGTTCGTCGATGTGTCACGGGGGTATATCTGGGAGCAGACATTCCTTCTTGGGTTAACGTTCGTTGGGCTTGGAATTTGTACCGACAGCATCTACGCACTGTTAGCCGGCATGGTGGGAAATTGGTGTGATTTTGCAAATTAA